One segment of Campylobacter hominis ATCC BAA-381 DNA contains the following:
- a CDS encoding 7-carboxy-7-deazaguanine synthase QueE codes for MLSLVESFASIQGEGKFAGRLAVFFRFAGCNLNCAGFNCELKSPKTGEILRGCDTIRAVKTAHFDYEKISTVSQLLDKIGTNFKNSLPIIVITGGEPLLNYANPLFYEFIDEILKRNFEVHFETNGTIFVDFQKFPLYKNCVFAVSVKLGNSKEPREKRLNFTALQNLKNNAKIFFYKFVICKNFDAKSEIYEILEHVYGEVWCMPLAKNREQLSQNALYCAEFCLQNGFNYSDRLHIRLWNDKNGV; via the coding sequence ATGTTAAGTTTAGTTGAAAGTTTTGCAAGCATTCAAGGTGAGGGAAAATTTGCCGGCAGACTTGCCGTTTTTTTTCGTTTTGCAGGATGTAATTTAAATTGCGCCGGTTTTAATTGTGAATTAAAAAGCCCTAAGACAGGTGAAATTTTACGCGGTTGCGATACGATAAGAGCTGTAAAAACAGCCCATTTCGATTATGAAAAAATTTCAACCGTTTCGCAGCTTTTGGATAAAATCGGGACGAATTTTAAAAATTCTTTGCCGATTATTGTAATTACAGGCGGCGAACCTTTATTAAATTATGCAAATCCGCTATTTTATGAGTTTATTGATGAAATTTTAAAGCGAAATTTTGAAGTTCATTTTGAAACCAACGGCACTATTTTTGTTGATTTTCAAAAATTTCCGCTTTATAAAAATTGCGTTTTTGCTGTTTCCGTAAAACTTGGCAACTCCAAAGAACCGCGCGAAAAAAGGCTGAATTTTACTGCACTTCAAAATTTAAAAAATAACGCTAAAATCTTTTTTTACAAATTTGTCATTTGTAAAAATTTTGATGCAAAATCTGAAATTTATGAAATTTTAGAGCATGTTTACGGCGAAGTCTGGTGTATGCCTTTGGCGAAAAATCGCGAGCAACTATCGCAAAATGCGCTGTATTGCGCGGAATTTTGTTTGCAAAACGGCTTTAATTATTCGGATCGTTTGCATATAAGACTTTGGAATGATAAAAATGGAGTTTAG
- a CDS encoding 6-pyruvoyl trahydropterin synthase family protein, translated as MIIRKLYEFENAHIVRFCGSKKCRESIHGHSYKAEILLSSNFLDNAGMVYDFGYMKLAIKDIVESFDHATTLFSKDSDEYKNDIRKHSLRVVEIPVNPSAEQFCRVFFVLIDRLLNLTTFKNGEQGVKLHSVIVHETATGYAQCFKDDAYNENMGKIELCDIKFSDEIIRSWNDCNLMQKLINGEKIEFSKDC; from the coding sequence ATGATAATTAGAAAACTTTATGAGTTTGAAAATGCCCACATTGTGCGTTTCTGCGGCTCTAAAAAATGTCGTGAGAGTATCCATGGACACAGCTACAAAGCTGAAATTTTACTTAGTTCGAACTTCCTCGATAATGCCGGAATGGTTTATGATTTCGGTTATATGAAACTTGCGATAAAAGATATTGTAGAGAGCTTCGATCACGCTACAACGCTATTTAGCAAGGATAGCGACGAATATAAAAATGATATAAGAAAACATTCTTTAAGAGTCGTGGAAATTCCTGTAAATCCAAGTGCTGAGCAATTTTGTCGTGTTTTTTTCGTTTTGATTGACAGACTTTTGAATCTTACGACTTTTAAAAACGGAGAGCAAGGTGTCAAACTTCACAGCGTTATCGTTCATGAGACCGCGACAGGCTATGCGCAATGCTTTAAAGATGACGCCTACAATGAAAATATGGGAAAAATCGAGCTGTGCGATATAAAATTTAGCGATGAAATCATACGCTCATGGAATGATTGTAATTTAATGCAAAAACTTATAAACGGTGAAAAAATCGAGTTCAGCAAAGATTGTTAA
- a CDS encoding Csac_0668 family 2Fe-2S cluster-binding (seleno)protein, with protein MKINNECCCGCKTEKPDQIKDNCPVCNNEGISVSKVTVEHLVVDDYRNAVNGDQYKICMNEDCDVVYYNLDNEIKFLKDQVRVPIWFKKDADPKYACYCSEVTENQVIEAVVKHGAKSIKEVNAITGAMKNSNCKENNPLGVCCHKIIQEAIDKGLKMK; from the coding sequence ATGAAGATTAATAATGAATGTTGTTGTGGATGCAAAACAGAAAAGCCGGATCAAATTAAAGACAATTGTCCTGTATGTAATAATGAAGGGATTTCCGTTAGTAAAGTAACTGTTGAACATCTAGTGGTAGATGATTATCGTAATGCTGTTAACGGAGATCAATATAAGATTTGCATGAACGAGGACTGCGACGTTGTTTACTATAACTTAGATAATGAAATAAAATTCTTGAAAGACCAAGTTAGAGTTCCTATCTGGTTTAAGAAAGATGCAGATCCTAAGTATGCTTGTTATTGTAGCGAAGTCACAGAAAATCAGGTAATTGAAGCAGTTGTAAAGCATGGCGCGAAATCCATAAAAGAAGTAAATGCCATCACTGGGGCAATGAAAAATTCTAATTGTAAAGAAAACAATCCGTTGGGAGTTTGTTGTCATAAGATTATTCAGGAAGCTATCGATAAAGGCTTGAAAATGAAATAA
- a CDS encoding type IV toxin-antitoxin system AbiEi family antitoxin domain-containing protein produces the protein MTNKEAEKLGYARHDLSELTKGGQLERLKPGLHQLKGKVIDDFILISSNSNRIIFSHQTALYLHDLSDRTSNVFYISAPRL, from the coding sequence ATCACCAACAAAGAAGCAGAAAAACTTGGATATGCTAGGCATGATCTATCAGAATTAACAAAGGGCGGACAACTAGAAAGATTAAAACCAGGACTGCATCAATTAAAAGGAAAAGTGATAGATGATTTTATTCTAATATCATCAAATAGTAATCGAATTATATTTTCCCATCAAACAGCTCTATACCTCCACGACCTATCCGACAGGACCTCAAATGTATTTTATATATCTGCACCAAGGCTATAA
- a CDS encoding type IV toxin-antitoxin system AbiEi family antitoxin domain-containing protein, with amino-acid sequence MYFIYLHQGYNVSHIKKRYEDLQVHYVKKDLYELGKTEIKSPQGNFIPVYDIERTICDIAIDREKIYKQIFTQALKRYFKLSNKNLRRLIKYSRLFKIEDEIRKYMEVLS; translated from the coding sequence ATGTATTTTATATATCTGCACCAAGGCTATAATGTAAGTCATATAAAAAAGCGATATGAAGATCTACAAGTTCACTATGTAAAAAAAGACTTATACGAACTTGGTAAAACAGAAATAAAATCACCGCAAGGCAATTTTATACCAGTTTACGATATAGAAAGAACAATTTGCGACATAGCAATCGACAGAGAAAAAATATATAAACAAATTTTCACACAAGCCTTAAAAAGATATTTTAAATTATCAAATAAAAACCTAAGACGACTCATAAAATACAGTAGACTATTTAAAATAGAAGATGAAATTAGAAAATACATGGAGGTATTATCGTGA
- a CDS encoding nucleotidyl transferase AbiEii/AbiGii toxin family protein, translating into MINIESIKGKIRSLAEEKNLKSQEVLQIYFFERFIERLSKSKYKNNFVIKGGFLISSLISIENRTTMDMDSIVKGIALREEKIKEIVEEIININSYIREEDEYENFKFH; encoded by the coding sequence GTGATTAATATCGAAAGTATAAAGGGCAAGATAAGAAGTCTGGCAGAGGAGAAAAATTTAAAATCGCAAGAAGTTCTGCAAATATATTTTTTCGAAAGATTTATAGAAAGACTGTCTAAATCAAAATACAAAAATAATTTTGTAATAAAGGGAGGATTTCTAATATCATCCTTAATCAGTATTGAAAATAGAACAACTATGGACATGGACTCAATAGTTAAGGGCATAGCTCTAAGAGAAGAAAAAATAAAAGAAATCGTAGAAGAAATAATAAATATCAATAGTTATATAAGAGAAGAGGACGAGTACGAGAACTTTAAATTTCACTAA
- a CDS encoding nucleotidyl transferase AbiEii/AbiGii toxin family protein: MKLDLTTGDVITPREIEYTYPCIFSKEDIKIMAYPLETILAEKYETIIRRNITTTRMRNFHDLYTLYKLKKDEMDYKI, translated from the coding sequence ATGAAACTAGACCTAACAACAGGAGATGTAATAACACCAAGGGAGATAGAATACACCTATCCTTGTATCTTTAGCAAAGAAGATATAAAAATAATGGCATATCCATTAGAAACAATTTTAGCTGAAAAATATGAAACCATAATCAGAAGAAATATAACAACAACACGAATGAGAAACTTCCATGACCTATACACACTTTACAAACTAAAGAAAGATGAGATGGATTATAAAATTTAA
- a CDS encoding helix-turn-helix domain-containing protein, with protein sequence MEKAKVSKSTFYKMKNGQNVTTDVLLRICNALDCDIEEIVECIKFNS encoded by the coding sequence ATGGAAAAGGCAAAAGTGAGTAAAAGTACATTTTATAAAATGAAGAATGGGCAAAATGTAACTACGGATGTTTTGCTTAGAATTTGCAATGCATTGGATTGTGATATTGAGGAAATAGTAGAGTGCATTAAGTTCAATTCTTAA
- a CDS encoding abortive infection family protein, with translation MISYIERTYFNDLLNRGGYVLDFSTYRFDEFTLHSVGIALCETYNLSKGKSLNEFINEGDNDKVVKLLDDLLEYYEVRYSLEIESDDRTYNGSTYKSLYDKCKEIIEREKQHSKKFSKVSEELKKKFSSKYMNQQIDLMVAMCNENPTEAIGKSKELLESCCKTIIESNGEIIKDSINMGQLAKQTLSSLNIPNKGVAMDLEEEKIVKQITGSLNGLSSGIIELRNHYGSGHGRSAKFNGLTKRHAELSVGASITLVRYLWDTFLLINENK, from the coding sequence ATGATTAGTTATATTGAAAGAACATACTTTAATGATTTGTTAAATAGAGGTGGGTATGTTTTAGATTTTTCTACATATAGATTTGATGAATTCACATTGCATAGTGTAGGAATAGCTTTGTGTGAGACATATAATTTATCGAAGGGTAAGTCGTTAAATGAATTTATAAATGAAGGAGATAATGATAAGGTAGTAAAATTATTGGATGATTTACTGGAATACTATGAAGTGCGATATTCCTTAGAAATAGAATCAGATGATAGAACTTATAACGGAAGCACATACAAATCTCTTTATGATAAGTGTAAGGAAATTATTGAAAGAGAAAAACAACATTCTAAGAAATTTTCTAAAGTATCAGAAGAGTTAAAGAAAAAATTTTCTAGTAAATATATGAATCAGCAAATAGATTTGATGGTAGCAATGTGTAATGAAAATCCGACAGAAGCAATAGGAAAATCAAAAGAATTACTAGAAAGTTGTTGTAAAACAATCATTGAAAGCAATGGTGAAATTATAAAAGATTCAATAAATATGGGACAGCTTGCAAAACAAACTCTAAGTTCATTGAATATTCCCAATAAAGGCGTGGCGATGGATTTAGAAGAAGAAAAAATTGTGAAACAAATTACAGGTAGTCTTAATGGTTTAAGTAGTGGAATAATTGAATTAAGAAATCATTATGGAAGTGGACATGGTCGTTCTGCAAAATTTAATGGATTAACAAAACGACATGCAGAATTATCTGTTGGGGCAAGTATAACTCTTGTTCGATATTTATGGGATACATTTTTATTAATAAATGAAAATAAATGA
- a CDS encoding DEAD/DEAH box helicase — protein MVDFKKKIALKSKSKITNPIDLYNTLDRKSIAGPLRPVQEYALDEWYNNRKDERDLIVKLHTGEGKTLIGLLMLQSALNLGEGPCIYVCPNIYLVEQVCGEAEKFGIPFCIIDNHNLIPNEFLSAEKILITHAHKIFNGKSIFGIGNNCIKAGTIVLDDSHACIDVLKNSFTITISRENNEAIYNKILTLFSDDLIEQGEGSYLDIKAGEYDTLMMVPYWAWNSKRMELLSILSEYSLIDEIQFVWPLIKDKIIEYSCLISGNKIEITPYNVSVEQFRTFSSAKRRILMSATTQEDIFFVKGLDFSTNAVANPIKYPQSRWSGEKMLLMPSSIDEECDRDLVATQFAKLTNAPFGVVAIVPNTKRAVYYEKIGAIFPKNNKELFEVIDDLRKGKFSNTVVINNRYDGIDLPDESCRVLVIDSLPYLNSYFDKYEEKCCPNSEIINKKIAQKIEQGIGRAVRGEKDYCAIIVIGSDIEKFMRGVLTRKYFSSQTQKQIEIGFEVAKMAKEEILQDDTSMKQIFSLITQILNRDEGWKEYYASEMNEIEDGVLDTSIYERYAAETKLEKLFSDGEYEKASEETQKFIDKFINDDLEKGWYLEQMARYAYMYSEEKSKTLQKSAFKKNPQLLKPKEGIAYSKISFLNETRINKFKSNIGKYDSFNEFNLYINELIENLSFGIAAEKFESALKNLGEILGYVSQRPDKEIRKGPDNLWCVSNKKYVFFECKNEVDENRNAIKKSEAGQFNNHCGWFKKEYGELVDVLRIMIIPTKQLAHDADFNEEVFVMRRNGLKKLKDNLKKFVKEIRKYELDSLSDEKIQGYLNMYKLNIEDFPGNYIEDIYHLKK, from the coding sequence ATGGTAGATTTTAAGAAAAAAATTGCTTTAAAAAGTAAGTCAAAAATTACCAATCCTATTGATTTGTATAATACGCTTGATAGAAAGAGTATTGCAGGTCCTTTGAGACCTGTTCAAGAATATGCTTTGGATGAGTGGTATAACAATAGAAAAGATGAAAGAGATCTTATTGTAAAGCTACATACTGGAGAAGGAAAAACTTTAATTGGTTTGTTAATGCTACAATCAGCACTTAATTTAGGCGAGGGACCTTGTATATATGTTTGTCCTAATATTTATCTCGTAGAACAAGTTTGTGGGGAAGCAGAAAAATTCGGTATTCCGTTTTGTATTATTGATAATCATAATCTAATTCCTAATGAGTTTTTATCAGCTGAAAAAATACTAATAACTCATGCACATAAAATATTTAATGGGAAATCAATTTTTGGAATTGGTAATAACTGCATAAAAGCAGGGACAATTGTTTTAGATGATTCCCATGCTTGTATAGATGTATTAAAGAATTCGTTTACTATAACGATAAGTAGGGAAAACAATGAAGCCATTTATAATAAGATACTAACGTTATTTTCAGATGATTTAATAGAACAGGGAGAAGGAAGCTATTTAGATATTAAAGCAGGAGAATACGACACTCTTATGATGGTTCCTTATTGGGCGTGGAATAGCAAAAGGATGGAACTTTTATCTATCCTATCTGAATATTCTTTAATAGACGAAATTCAATTTGTATGGCCATTGATAAAAGATAAAATAATAGAGTATTCATGTTTAATATCTGGTAATAAAATTGAAATAACTCCATATAATGTTAGTGTAGAGCAATTTCGAACATTTTCATCAGCGAAACGAAGAATATTAATGTCTGCAACAACACAAGAAGATATATTTTTTGTAAAAGGGCTTGACTTCTCTACTAATGCTGTTGCAAATCCAATTAAATATCCACAATCACGATGGTCTGGAGAAAAAATGCTTTTAATGCCGTCGTCGATAGATGAAGAATGTGATCGAGATTTAGTTGCAACCCAATTTGCTAAACTGACGAATGCACCTTTTGGTGTTGTAGCAATCGTACCGAATACAAAAAGGGCAGTATATTATGAAAAGATTGGGGCAATTTTCCCCAAAAATAATAAAGAATTATTCGAAGTTATTGATGACTTGAGAAAGGGAAAATTTAGTAATACTGTAGTTATAAATAACAGGTATGATGGTATTGATTTACCTGATGAAAGTTGTAGAGTTTTGGTAATAGATTCGTTGCCTTATTTGAATAGCTATTTTGATAAATACGAAGAGAAATGCTGCCCAAATAGTGAAATAATAAATAAAAAAATTGCTCAAAAAATAGAGCAAGGTATAGGTAGAGCGGTTCGTGGTGAAAAAGATTATTGTGCAATTATCGTAATTGGTTCAGATATTGAAAAATTTATGCGAGGTGTTTTAACGAGAAAATATTTTTCGTCTCAAACACAAAAACAAATTGAAATTGGTTTTGAAGTTGCTAAAATGGCAAAAGAAGAGATTTTACAGGATGATACTTCAATGAAACAAATATTTTCTTTGATAACGCAAATATTAAATAGAGATGAGGGTTGGAAAGAATATTATGCTAGCGAAATGAATGAAATCGAAGATGGGGTTTTAGATACTTCGATTTATGAAAGATATGCTGCAGAGACTAAATTAGAAAAACTATTTTCTGATGGAGAATATGAAAAAGCATCTGAAGAAACGCAGAAGTTTATTGATAAGTTTATCAATGATGATTTAGAAAAAGGCTGGTATTTAGAGCAGATGGCAAGATATGCATATATGTACTCAGAGGAAAAATCAAAAACACTTCAAAAGTCTGCATTTAAAAAGAATCCTCAATTATTAAAGCCTAAAGAGGGAATTGCATATTCAAAAATCTCTTTCCTGAATGAAACTAGAATAAATAAATTCAAAAGCAATATTGGTAAATATGACAGTTTTAATGAATTTAATCTTTATATAAATGAACTGATAGAAAATCTTTCTTTTGGCATTGCGGCTGAAAAATTTGAATCTGCATTAAAAAACTTAGGTGAAATTCTAGGCTATGTTAGTCAACGTCCAGATAAAGAAATTAGAAAGGGTCCAGATAATTTGTGGTGTGTTTCAAATAAAAAATATGTATTTTTTGAGTGTAAAAATGAAGTGGACGAAAATCGAAATGCTATAAAAAAATCTGAAGCAGGTCAATTTAATAATCATTGTGGATGGTTTAAGAAAGAGTATGGGGAACTTGTAGATGTTTTGCGTATAATGATAATTCCTACTAAGCAGTTAGCACATGATGCGGATTTTAATGAGGAAGTTTTCGTGATGAGAAGGAATGGTTTAAAAAAGCTAAAAGATAATCTAAAAAAGTTTGTAAAAGAAATCAGAAAATACGAATTAGATTCATTATCTGATGAAAAAATCCAAGGGTATTTAAATATGTACAAATTAAATATTGAGGATTTTCCAGGAAATTATATTGAAGATATATATCATTTAAAAAAATAA
- a CDS encoding DUF4298 domain-containing protein yields MKISNEEKFAHITVFEKNLEFQIDTLEKLNKLLKTLKKSLKEYQKLMDYYYGKQRNDDLEADRKGEIPTDLKRAVLSEDEIYNMMIDYRESAIEMIEIATKMLRA; encoded by the coding sequence ATGAAAATTTCAAACGAAGAAAAATTTGCTCACATAACTGTATTTGAGAAAAATTTAGAGTTTCAAATAGATACTTTAGAGAAATTAAACAAGCTTTTAAAAACATTAAAAAAGTCTTTAAAAGAGTATCAAAAGCTTATGGACTATTACTACGGTAAGCAAAGAAACGATGACCTAGAAGCCGATAGAAAAGGAGAGATCCCAACAGATCTAAAAAGAGCAGTTTTAAGCGAGGATGAAATTTATAATATGATGATTGACTATAGAGAAAGCGCCATTGAGATGATAGAGATAGCAACAAAAATGTTAAGAGCATAA
- a CDS encoding ArsR/SmtB family transcription factor, whose product MKNKYIEISKKLKVLSDPKRLEIIDMLSCDELCACEILEKFDITQPTLSNDMKRLEDADLVISRREGKNIYYIANKKILKEMQSSLKEIFDSGDECICHTWKK is encoded by the coding sequence ATGAAAAATAAATATATAGAGATATCAAAAAAATTAAAAGTTTTGAGTGATCCAAAACGATTAGAAATTATAGATATGTTATCTTGCGATGAACTTTGTGCTTGTGAGATATTAGAGAAATTTGATATAACACAACCAACACTATCTAATGATATGAAAAGATTGGAAGATGCTGATTTAGTTATTAGCCGAAGAGAAGGAAAAAACATATATTACATTGCCAATAAAAAGATTTTAAAGGAGATGCAATCTAGCTTAAAGGAAATATTTGATAGCGGGGATGAATGTATTTGCCATACTTGGAAAAAGTAA
- the arsB gene encoding ACR3 family arsenite efflux transporter, whose product MYLPYLEKVNFYALYIETFKYIYTKRGKRTMVKNKNNGINVFQKYLSLWVLFCMIVGVLIGKYIPIVPSALSKMQIAGISVPIAILIWIMIYPMMMKVDFQSIKKVRENPKGLFVTWAVNWLIKPFTMFGIAYLFFFIIFKNLIPNDLANDYLAGAVLLGAAPCTAMVFVWSTLTKGDPVYTVVQVATNDLIILIAFVPIVKFLLGVSNVVVPYSTLFASVFLFVAIPLLGGAITRKIVIDKRGKDYFEKQFSSKFDGTTTVGLLLTLIIIFSSQANIILENPFHILLIAIPLTLQTFLIFTIAYALSKKVGLPFKIAAPAGMIGASNFFELSVAVAIAIFGIHSPVALACTVGVLTEVPVMLFLVKIANNTKHWFLENKESYRG is encoded by the coding sequence ATGTATTTGCCATACTTGGAAAAAGTAAATTTTTATGCATTATACATAGAAACATTTAAATATATCTATACTAAAAGAGGTAAAAGAACTATGGTAAAAAATAAGAATAATGGAATTAATGTATTTCAAAAATACCTGAGCTTATGGGTATTATTTTGCATGATTGTGGGCGTACTTATAGGGAAATATATACCTATAGTCCCATCTGCTTTAAGTAAAATGCAAATTGCGGGTATATCTGTGCCCATAGCGATATTAATTTGGATTATGATTTATCCAATGATGATGAAAGTAGATTTTCAAAGTATTAAAAAAGTTAGAGAAAATCCAAAAGGCCTCTTTGTAACATGGGCTGTTAATTGGCTAATAAAACCATTTACTATGTTTGGAATAGCTTATTTGTTTTTCTTTATTATATTTAAAAATCTCATTCCTAATGATTTGGCTAATGATTATTTGGCTGGAGCTGTTTTGCTCGGAGCTGCACCATGTACTGCTATGGTTTTTGTGTGGTCGACTCTTACAAAGGGTGACCCTGTTTACACTGTGGTTCAAGTAGCCACAAATGATTTAATTATTTTGATTGCTTTTGTGCCTATAGTTAAGTTTTTATTAGGTGTATCTAATGTTGTAGTACCATATAGCACATTATTTGCTAGTGTGTTTTTATTTGTTGCTATTCCATTATTAGGAGGTGCCATCACAAGGAAAATAGTAATTGATAAAAGAGGAAAGGATTATTTTGAAAAACAATTTTCAAGTAAATTTGACGGAACGACAACAGTTGGACTACTCTTGACTCTAATAATTATATTTAGCTCACAAGCAAATATAATTTTAGAAAACCCATTTCATATTTTATTGATAGCTATTCCACTTACCCTTCAAACATTCCTAATTTTTACTATAGCGTATGCGTTGAGCAAAAAAGTAGGTTTACCTTTTAAAATAGCTGCACCAGCAGGCATGATTGGAGCTTCAAATTTCTTTGAATTATCTGTAGCTGTTGCAATAGCAATATTTGGAATACATTCACCAGTTGCACTAGCTTGCACTGTAGGTGTTCTTACTGAAGTACCAGTTATGCTATTTTTAGTAAAAATTGCTAATAATACAAAACACTGGTTTTTAGAAAATAAAGAATCTTATAGAGGTTAG
- a CDS encoding permease yields the protein MWSFIQDQILGMKWLNELIGEVLTNFGFDMTSKLGGSLQFFIYDVIKITILLCVLIFIISYIQSYFSPERSKKILGRFNGLGANIMAALLGTVTPFCSCSSIPLFIGFTSAGLPLGVTFSFLISSPMVDLGSLVLLMSIFGAKVALAYVVLGLIIAVVGGSLIEKMHMERYVEDFIKNASQVDISSPSLTLKDRVDFSKTQVGDTFKKVFPYILVGVGIGALIHNWIPKTWVENILGSKNPLGVVLATVIGAPMYADIFGAIPIAEALLSKGAQLGTVLAFMMAVTTLSLPSLIMLKKAVKPKLLFLFVGICTFGIIVVGYLFNIFSAILI from the coding sequence ATGTGGAGTTTTATTCAAGATCAAATTCTAGGTATGAAATGGCTCAATGAGTTAATAGGAGAAGTATTAACAAATTTTGGTTTTGATATGACTTCAAAACTTGGAGGAAGCTTGCAATTTTTCATCTATGATGTTATAAAAATTACAATATTACTTTGCGTGTTGATTTTTATAATTTCTTATATACAAAGCTATTTCTCACCTGAAAGAAGTAAAAAAATTCTTGGACGTTTTAATGGATTAGGGGCAAACATAATGGCCGCATTATTAGGAACCGTAACACCGTTTTGCTCTTGTTCATCCATCCCGCTATTCATTGGATTTACGAGTGCTGGATTACCATTAGGTGTTACATTCAGTTTCTTGATTTCTTCTCCAATGGTTGACCTTGGGTCGTTAGTCTTATTGATGAGTATCTTTGGGGCCAAAGTAGCTCTAGCATATGTAGTATTGGGGCTAATTATTGCTGTAGTTGGTGGTAGCCTCATAGAAAAAATGCATATGGAAAGGTATGTAGAAGATTTTATAAAAAATGCAAGTCAAGTTGATATTAGCTCTCCAAGCTTAACATTAAAAGATAGGGTTGATTTTTCTAAAACTCAAGTTGGTGACACTTTTAAAAAAGTTTTCCCTTATATTTTAGTAGGTGTGGGCATAGGGGCATTGATACACAATTGGATTCCTAAAACTTGGGTGGAAAATATTTTAGGCAGCAAGAATCCACTTGGAGTGGTTTTGGCGACTGTTATAGGAGCACCAATGTATGCTGATATTTTTGGAGCTATACCAATAGCAGAAGCTCTATTGTCAAAAGGTGCTCAACTAGGAACTGTCCTAGCTTTTATGATGGCAGTAACAACACTAAGCCTACCATCATTGATCATGTTAAAAAAAGCAGTTAAACCAAAGCTTTTATTTTTATTCGTAGGAATTTGTACTTTTGGGATAATTGTTGTAGGATACCTATTTAACATTTTTAGCGCTATTTTAATTTAA
- a CDS encoding thioredoxin family protein, whose protein sequence is MRLFRKKEKEEKGCTCGGNCEPVNNKEVKETSCCDLNYSSENIEKVEEKKKEKGIKILGSGCSKCAALEKSTREALAELNVEEYIDHITDFSQIASYGVMSTPALVINGKVVSYGKVLNKDEVKDLLKQNGIN, encoded by the coding sequence ATGAGATTATTTCGTAAGAAAGAAAAAGAAGAGAAAGGTTGTACTTGTGGAGGTAATTGTGAACCTGTTAACAATAAGGAAGTTAAAGAAACAAGTTGTTGTGATCTAAATTACTCATCAGAAAATATAGAAAAAGTAGAAGAAAAGAAAAAAGAGAAAGGAATTAAAATACTAGGTTCTGGTTGCTCGAAATGTGCTGCTTTAGAAAAATCAACCAGGGAAGCACTCGCTGAACTTAATGTTGAAGAGTATATAGACCACATTACTGACTTTTCCCAAATCGCAAGTTATGGAGTTATGTCTACTCCGGCATTAGTTATAAACGGCAAAGTTGTATCCTATGGCAAAGTTTTAAACAAGGATGAAGTAAAAGATTTATTAAAACAAAATGGTATAAATTAA
- a CDS encoding arsenate reductase/protein-tyrosine-phosphatase family protein, whose translation MKKPKVAFICVHNSCRSQIAEALGKKYASDVFDSYSAGTKLNNQINQDAVRIVKELYGIDMNANGHHSKLIDEIPNPDIAISMGYDVGCPFIGRAFDDWGLLDPTEKSDEIFIAVIKEIKDKIIQLKNSLKQQHPAAM comes from the coding sequence ATGAAAAAACCAAAAGTTGCATTTATATGTGTACATAATAGCTGTAGGAGCCAAATTGCAGAAGCCTTAGGGAAAAAATATGCTTCAGATGTGTTTGACTCCTATTCAGCTGGAACAAAATTAAACAATCAGATTAATCAGGATGCAGTTCGTATTGTAAAAGAACTTTATGGAATCGATATGAATGCGAACGGACACCATAGCAAACTTATTGATGAAATACCTAATCCCGATATCGCTATTTCAATGGGATATGATGTAGGATGTCCGTTTATTGGCAGAGCATTTGATGATTGGGGACTTTTAGATCCTACAGAAAAATCTGACGAAATTTTCATAGCAGTAATAAAAGAAATAAAAGATAAAATCATTCAATTAAAGAATAGTCTTAAACAGCAACATCCTGCAGCAATGTAG